The DNA window GCGCCGAGTAAGCGGAACCATCAGGCGGCGCGGGAGACGAGACCGGAAACGGGTCGTCTCCCGCGCTGTCGTTTTGCTCCTCCGGCTCCGATCTGGACAGGCTGTCGTTCTCGTCACTCTTCGTTGCTCAGGTCGTGGCGCGGCACCACGCTGTAGGGCGTGCTGTGCGGCGACAGCTCTCCGCTCAGGCGCAGCAGCAGCGCATGCGCGGGGCGGCGGGCGCTGGCGTAGTCGGCCTCCGTGAGGTGGTTCAGGTCTGTTTTCAGGGCCTGTGGATCGGTGCCCAGGCGCAGGGACGAGAGGCTGTAGGGCATGGAAAACCGCAGCCTGCCCTCGGCGTCGGGCTGTGCCAGATCGAAGGCCAGCACCGGCCCCCGCTGCTGTCTGGAGGTCAGGGCGCTCGTCAACTGCAGCACGCTGACCAGGGCATAGACGCCGCTCGGTGCAGGAGCGCTCAGCGTCAGGGTGTGCCGACTCGACAGCGTGGTGATCATCCAGCGGGCGCTCTGGGCACTGGTCAGCCCGAGCTGAGACAGCAGCGGCGTGAGGCCCAGACTGTACAGGCTGTACGGATCGACCGGATGATCGGGCGTGCCCAGTGCCAGCGTCGTTCCGTTCAGATGCAGTGCCGGACGCTCCCAGCCGCTCACCTGTGGCCGCAGTCCGGCCCGCAGCGTGGCGGTCACGAGGGTATTCAGATCCAGATACGTTTGCCCGCTGGGGTAGTCGCGCAGCAGCACCCGGCGCAGATACGGATCGTTGCCGGTGTCCACCGGGATCGGTGTCGTCAAACCGGGAAGATGGAGCACCGGGCGCGTGGGGGTGCCGCCGAGCGTGCCCCCGCTGCGTTGCAGCTCGGCCTTCAGGCTGGAAACGTCGATATACGTGAACGGACCGGGCAGTGTGAAGGCCGTCTGATAGCCCTGCACCTGTGCCAGCCCGGGAAAGTAGGTTCCTACGCCCAGCAGTGCCGCCCCCAGCAGGGCGCTCAGGGCGGCAGCCCGCGCGATACCCGGCAGCAGATACACGCTCGCCATGCCCGTGCTGACGTGGGCCGGTGCGCCGAGTTCCTGCAGTGCCCGCCGGACGGCTTCGGCCCGTGTCAGGCCCAGCAGTGACAGTTCGCGGCAGCGGGCCTCCACATGACCGCGCAGCTCTGCCTGAAGCTCGCGCCGTCTGCGCCCGTACAGCCCACGCGCCGATTGCCGCAGGTACTGGCTCAGTTCGTCGGCGCTCCGTCTCTCGTTCCCCTGATTGGCGTTCCGTTGTTCCGGCTCCTCCTGACGGTTCATGTGCTGCCTCCCCGGGTCTGCGGGTCTGTCGTAGGGTCTGCACCGCCGATCAAGGCGGCTTCCTGTGAGGGCTGACGAAATCAGGACGACGAGCCAAGTGACTGGAGATGTCGGCTGAAGGTGCTGAATTCTTCGCGCTTGCGGGCCAGTTGGCGGATGCCGTCCTCGGTCAGCCAGTAGTACTTGACCGGTGCGCCGCCGCGTGGAGCGGACCGAAACTCGCCCTGCACCGCGCCCGACTGCTCCAGGCGGTGAAGCGCCGGGTACAGACTGCCCACCCGCAGCTCAAAGTAGCCGCCCGTCTCGGTCTGCGCCTGCTTGCTGATCTCCAGGCCGTACATCGGGCCACCTTCCAGAATCGCCAGCAGAATCAGATCGAGATGCCCTTTGAGCAGATTCGAATCCATGGAGCCTCCTTGAACTGTGATGATCGCTTACCAATATAGTTATCCGATAGCTCTGAAGCGAGTGTGACGGGCCAGACAAACTTCAGAAAATCCGTGCTGCGCTTCTGGCGGCAACGTGCATACTGCGGCCATGCCTGGTCAGTTTCTGAATGTCGGTGATACCCGTCTGTTCGCAGAGGTGCGCGGGCCTGCCTCGCTGCCGCCCCTGATCGTGCTGCATGGCGGGCCGGGTCTGGACCATCACGAGTTCGCAGATTTTCTCGATCCGCTGACCGATACCGTGCGACTGGTGCTGCTCGATCTGCGGGCGCAGGGAGAAAGTGACCGCGACGCGCCCGAATCGAGCTGGACGCTGGCGCAGATGGCCGACGACGTGCAGGCCGCTGCCCAGGCCCTGGGTGCTCCACATTACGCGGTGCTGGGCCACTCGTACGGGGCCTTCGTGGCACTTCAGCAGGCGGTGAATGCCCAGGAAACTCGGCAGGGAATGGCAGGCAGCGTCGTGTGTTGTGGCGTACCGTCGAGCCGTTTTCTGGACGGTGTAGCTGCCGAACTCGAACGTTTCGAGCCGCCACAGCTCAGAGAGCAGATCCGGGCGTCGTGGGCCGGAGAGGCCGATGTGGCGACAGAGGCCGATTTTGCCCGGCTGATGGAAGAGCAGATGCCCTGGCATTTTGCCGATCCACTCGACCCGCGCATTGCCGATTACACACGGCGCAGTGCGGGCCGCTACGCCCCCGACGTGCTGCGGCGCTTCGCCTCGGCGGGATACGGCGGCATCGAGGTGATGGACGATCTGGGGAAGGTCGAGAGGCCGATGCTGGTGCTCGCGGGTCGGCATGACCGCACCTGCCCCCCAGAGGCCTCGGAAGTGACTGCCGCTGGTGTACCGGGCGCACAGCTTCACGTGTTTGAGGACAGCGGCCATATGCCGTTCGTCGAGCAGCCGGATGAATTTCTGACAGTGGTGCGCGCCTTCCTGCGGCGCGTGCTGCCGCTGTCGGCACACACAGAAGAGGCGTAACGCTTCAAGCCTAAATCGGTATTCATGGAATTCTGACGGCCAGCAGGCGGCGCAGGCCCAGACTGCTGACGCCGAGCAGTCGAGGTTCCCAGGCATTCAGCGTGAATAGGAGCTGTGGCCCGTGCGTGCTGCTCCGCGCTGATACCCGTTTACCTGCCCTGCTCTCTGGAGGCCCCATGAGTACCCTGACCCTGTCCGACCTGTCGAAGAAGATGCAGAAGATCGATATCGCCATGCTGTCCACCCACACCGATAACGGTAACATCGGTGGCCGCCCCATGAGCAACAACGGGGAAGTCGAGTACGACGGCACCTCGTACTATTTCACCTGGGACGAGTCGCGGACCGTGAAGGACATCGAGAAAGACAACAAGGTATCACTGGCCTTCCAGGGCGCGAAAGCCTTTCTGGTGGCCGTGGAAGGCAAGGCAAAGCTGGTGCGCGACCGGAAAGCGATGGAAGAGCACTGGACGCCCGACCTCGACCGCTGGTTCAAAGACGGTCTGGACACCCCAGGCGTCGTGATGATTCAGGTGGACGCAACCCGTATTCATTACTGGGACGGCGAGGAAGACGGCGAAGTGAAGCTGTAGAGCCGTATGGGCTGGCTGGATAAGCCACACGCCGCCGAAATAACCGAAGCGCCTGCGATAACAGCTCAGGCGCTTCAGTCATGTTGGACTCTGCTCGTCAAAGGCGATGAGGATGCCGGGGCGTGCCCGGTGGCTCAGCTCTCGGCCAGCACGATCACTCTGTCGAGGCTGGAAAAGCGCACCGATTCCGGCTTTTTGGGATTCAGGTGGACGCCGTAGGCGAGTTTGGGATCGTTCGCCTCGTCCTTCAGGCGGTAGCCGATGGCGACCTCGCCGCGCCGCCGCGCCGCTTCCAGCACGGTGTAGAAGTTAAGCGTCTGGTCGAGGGCTACGTAATCGCTGGCAGGCTTCAGATAGATTTCCGACCCCTCGGCCCGGAACAGATCGTCGAACACGGCCTTCAGTTCGCTGTTCTCGGAAAGCTGGGCCATCATCAGGCTGACCAGTCGGTCGGACACGATGAAGTCGTCGGCCTGCGTGACCTGGGCGAGTTCACGGTTTCTCACGTCCAGCATCTCTGACACGATGGAGTAGTCCTGACCCGCCCGGCTCGCCATGTCGCGCAGATGCAGCAGCGTGACCAGCGTGCGCCCGTCGGCCTGCTGCACTTCCAGCGTGTCGGACGACGACAGCGTGATGATGTGGTCGAAGCGGCCCGGTTCCAGTGATTCCAGGACCCGCCGGTCGGTGGTATCGCCGTGCAGGTGCTCGATGGTCTGGTGGTCGAGGGCGTCGCCCAGCTGTTCCAGCGTGCCCGCCGCGTCCGGATCGTCGGTCACGACCGTCAGGCTCGACCCGGCGGCGACGTACTGATCAAGTTCACTGATGATCGTCTCGGCCCGTCCGTTCCAGCCGAGCATCAGGGTGCGTTCCGGGGCTGGAGCCTGCGCCACCGTCTCGCGGATCGCCGCCTCGTCGATCTGGTGTGCCAGAGGCTGCGCCTTCACCGTGTCGTCGTCCGATGAGATGGCGATCACCTTGTCACCCGCCGAGATGCGCGTGTCCATCGGCGGATTCAGCACGATCTGACCGTCTTTGAAGCGCAGTCCGATCAGCGCGGAGTCGGGAAAGGCGAACAGCGCCTCACCGAAAGTCTGCCCGTTCAGTGCTGGCAGCTCGGCGAAATAGATCTCGTCGCCGCCGAAATCCAGCAGATCGGTGTACACCACCGACAGACCCGACTGGCGGCTGGTCTGCACCATGATGCGCGAGATCAGGTCGCCGACCAGCACCAGGCTGGCCTCGTCTTTGCCCACCAGCCGCGCCGCTTCCAGATTGCGCGACTCTCTGATCTCGGCCACGATGTGGTACGGCGTGGCGCGGCGATTCGGATTGTTGGTGATCGCCAGGATCGACTTGATGACGCCCGAATCGGCGTTGTCGTCTTCCGGGGCCAGCACAATGATCGAGCGGGCCGCGTGCGGATTGGCGATCTCCAGATCGGTCAGGTCGATCGGGCTGCCAGTGCGGCAGACCACGCGGGTGCGGCCTGTCGATCCCAGGCGGTCACGCAGCTCGTCTTCCATCTCGACCTTGTCCTTGTCGGCCAGAATGACCACGCAGGGGCGGCGCTGGTTGGCGTTGGCGATGACGAGTTCAGACAGGATGGTGAAGACGTGGGGCGACCAGCCGAGGATCAGGGTGTGGCCCGACTCGACCACGAACGAGCGCCCCTTGCGGAGATCCTCCAGCCGCGACTCGATGCCGCTCGTCACGACGCCGATCAGGGTGCTGACGACGAAAATGCCGCCCAGCGTCATCACGAACATGGTGCCCAGGAACAGTGGCGATCCGCTGTCGCCGCCCAGTGCGCCGGAGTCGAGCGCCCGCATCAGGTTGCTCCAGAGCAGCGCGGGCAGCCCGATGGCTTTGTGATCGTCTCCGACGGGAACCTGGTGCGTCAACTCCACAAAGCCGGTGACGAGGGCGATCAGCAGCACCGAGGCCAGGAACAGCCAGCCGATCATGGCAGACGGACCCCTGGACATACTGTTGTCGAAGCGGTAGCGCAACTGTTCGCCGAGTCCTGCTTTTCTCATGCTGCTCCTTGTATGGTGTTCGGACAGCCTGTGCACAGCATCAGGACGAAAGCGATGAAAGAACGGCGTGCCACAAAACTATGTGCTGATTGTATCGGCCTGGAGCGTCGCCCCGGACCTTGAGCTAAGGGGGGTGCCGCCTTCGTCAGTGCCGAACGGAAAAGCATGCCGGAACACGGACATGCCTGCGGGAACGCTATTGTATAAGTATGTTTACCGCGCCGCTCAGCGGCCCTGATCTCAGCGAGCGCCTGCAGGAAGTGACCGAAGCCCTGGCGCTTTCGAGCACGGCGGCGCGTATCTTCGAGGTGGTGCTGCCTGCCGTGAGCAGTGCGGTGCAGGCGAGAGGGTACATGCGGCTGACACCCAGGCCGGAAGACGGCGGACCCTCCGACTCCCGCGATCTCGGCACCCTCCAGAATGCAGACGTGAGCGGCGCAGCGGAGTCGCTGGACTGGCAGCCGGTGTACGCCCAGACTGACATGCTGGCACAGCAGACCATCGAGGCAGGTCGCCCGTTGGCGCTCGAAACGGCGACGGGAACGGCTGAACTGTTGCCCCTCGACGCTCAGCGGACCCAGCCGGTGCGCGTGATCTGCGCCGTCTTTCCACTGCTGCTCGACGAACGTGCGCTGGGCGTGCTGGCGGTCGAATTCATTCAGCCATTCGAGCTGAGCGTGGCGCAGCAGCGGTTTCTGCGGGTGGTGGCGGCACAGGCGGCCATTGCGCTGGGGCGGGCGCAGGGGCTGGCACAGCTCGAAGACCGCGTGCAGGCCCGCACCCGCGAGCTGAACGAACAGCGGGCCGCGCTGAACGCCTTCGTGACGTTTGCCGAGTCAGCCGGGACTGTCACCGACGAACTGACGCTGGCGCGGCAGGCGCTGGATACGGTGGAGGTGCTGTTTCCCGGCTGCAACACCTCGTATTACCTCCAGGAAGACGGGCGCTGGAAGGCCAAGCTCCATGCGGGCAACGTCACACCCGAGATGGCTGCCTTCATCACGGCGGGCCTGCCACCCGAATCGCTGCTGCTGGCTCCGGCGCTCCACAGCCAGCAGGTGTATTTTGCCGATGCCGTGCAGATCGAGCGCGACCATCTCCAGACGCGGGGGCTGTACGGAGCGCTGGGCGTGTATCCGCTGGTGGTGGGCGGCAGGGTAGAGGCGCTGCTGGGCATCGGTCTGCTCGATACCCCCGTGTGGTCAGACCTGGACCGGGCGCTGTTCCGGAGCATCGGGCGCAGCCTGAATCTGGCTGTCGAGCGGGCGCGGCAGGCCAGCGCACTTCAGGCCCACCGCGCCGAGCTGGAGGCTCAGACCCGTGTGCTGGAGGCCTTCTCGGCCTTCTCGCACGACCTGACGCTGCTTCAGGAGCCGTTCGCGGTCATCCGCCGTGCCCAGGAACTGATTCTGGCGCAGTT is part of the Deinococcus sp. KNUC1210 genome and encodes:
- a CDS encoding permease prefix domain 1-containing protein, whose amino-acid sequence is MNRQEEPEQRNANQGNERRSADELSQYLRQSARGLYGRRRRELQAELRGHVEARCRELSLLGLTRAEAVRRALQELGAPAHVSTGMASVYLLPGIARAAALSALLGAALLGVGTYFPGLAQVQGYQTAFTLPGPFTYIDVSSLKAELQRSGGTLGGTPTRPVLHLPGLTTPIPVDTGNDPYLRRVLLRDYPSGQTYLDLNTLVTATLRAGLRPQVSGWERPALHLNGTTLALGTPDHPVDPYSLYSLGLTPLLSQLGLTSAQSARWMITTLSSRHTLTLSAPAPSGVYALVSVLQLTSALTSRQQRGPVLAFDLAQPDAEGRLRFSMPYSLSSLRLGTDPQALKTDLNHLTEADYASARRPAHALLLRLSGELSPHSTPYSVVPRHDLSNEE
- a CDS encoding PadR family transcriptional regulator codes for the protein MDSNLLKGHLDLILLAILEGGPMYGLEISKQAQTETGGYFELRVGSLYPALHRLEQSGAVQGEFRSAPRGGAPVKYYWLTEDGIRQLARKREEFSTFSRHLQSLGSSS
- a CDS encoding alpha/beta fold hydrolase, with translation MPGQFLNVGDTRLFAEVRGPASLPPLIVLHGGPGLDHHEFADFLDPLTDTVRLVLLDLRAQGESDRDAPESSWTLAQMADDVQAAAQALGAPHYAVLGHSYGAFVALQQAVNAQETRQGMAGSVVCCGVPSSRFLDGVAAELERFEPPQLREQIRASWAGEADVATEADFARLMEEQMPWHFADPLDPRIADYTRRSAGRYAPDVLRRFASAGYGGIEVMDDLGKVERPMLVLAGRHDRTCPPEASEVTAAGVPGAQLHVFEDSGHMPFVEQPDEFLTVVRAFLRRVLPLSAHTEEA
- a CDS encoding pyridoxamine 5'-phosphate oxidase family protein, whose protein sequence is MSTLTLSDLSKKMQKIDIAMLSTHTDNGNIGGRPMSNNGEVEYDGTSYYFTWDESRTVKDIEKDNKVSLAFQGAKAFLVAVEGKAKLVRDRKAMEEHWTPDLDRWFKDGLDTPGVVMIQVDATRIHYWDGEEDGEVKL
- a CDS encoding GAF domain-containing protein, giving the protein MFTAPLSGPDLSERLQEVTEALALSSTAARIFEVVLPAVSSAVQARGYMRLTPRPEDGGPSDSRDLGTLQNADVSGAAESLDWQPVYAQTDMLAQQTIEAGRPLALETATGTAELLPLDAQRTQPVRVICAVFPLLLDERALGVLAVEFIQPFELSVAQQRFLRVVAAQAAIALGRAQGLAQLEDRVQARTRELNEQRAALNAFVTFAESAGTVTDELTLARQALDTVEVLFPGCNTSYYLQEDGRWKAKLHAGNVTPEMAAFITAGLPPESLLLAPALHSQQVYFADAVQIERDHLQTRGLYGALGVYPLVVGGRVEALLGIGLLDTPVWSDLDRALFRSIGRSLNLAVERARQASALQAHRAELEAQTRVLEAFSAFSHDLTLLQEPFAVIRRAQELILAQLPQGYSVYYELEGGLWRSRSQAGALTAELQRVVDAGRPYHDSWSNVQAWESGEPVYQDLYDPATDTVGALASHVRATATLPVRVGAGAGRVAGGPHGKQFGGWRLDAHRAGDAGNAGPSSGYGAGRSRSGGSAGAATRSDTGTDACTGGLRGLCTRRDAAQRSGRGDPPGAGNRAVDAARQLQHLFRARPRHLVAAFLGR
- a CDS encoding NAD-binding protein → MRKAGLGEQLRYRFDNSMSRGPSAMIGWLFLASVLLIALVTGFVELTHQVPVGDDHKAIGLPALLWSNLMRALDSGALGGDSGSPLFLGTMFVMTLGGIFVVSTLIGVVTSGIESRLEDLRKGRSFVVESGHTLILGWSPHVFTILSELVIANANQRRPCVVILADKDKVEMEDELRDRLGSTGRTRVVCRTGSPIDLTDLEIANPHAARSIIVLAPEDDNADSGVIKSILAITNNPNRRATPYHIVAEIRESRNLEAARLVGKDEASLVLVGDLISRIMVQTSRQSGLSVVYTDLLDFGGDEIYFAELPALNGQTFGEALFAFPDSALIGLRFKDGQIVLNPPMDTRISAGDKVIAISSDDDTVKAQPLAHQIDEAAIRETVAQAPAPERTLMLGWNGRAETIISELDQYVAAGSSLTVVTDDPDAAGTLEQLGDALDHQTIEHLHGDTTDRRVLESLEPGRFDHIITLSSSDTLEVQQADGRTLVTLLHLRDMASRAGQDYSIVSEMLDVRNRELAQVTQADDFIVSDRLVSLMMAQLSENSELKAVFDDLFRAEGSEIYLKPASDYVALDQTLNFYTVLEAARRRGEVAIGYRLKDEANDPKLAYGVHLNPKKPESVRFSSLDRVIVLAES